The genomic region AACACCGTCAAGCCAGCAATTACCCACAGCCGACGACGAACGGCGCCGACGATCTGAGTGAGATCTAAACCGCCTTCATCGTCATCGTTCGACGGAGCTGATTTCGCCAAACTTAGAGGTTGAGCGTACTGTCCATCATCCATGTTTACCTGTCTCGACGGGACTTTCTTTGAGAGTCTCGAAAGATCGCCCTTGACAACTCTCAACGGGTGCCAGCAATTCTAGCCGATCGCCTTCCCGAGTGGGGGCTTACTGACCGAACAATCCGAAGAAGCGAAAGGGAAAATTGAGAATGGTTAACAATTTACCCAAAGGATTGATCGCAGTATCCATGGTATCGGAGATACTTGCTAAGGTAGAGCGACTGATGACGATCGCGTCGGCGTTGCGTAGGGCCGGGTTGTTGAGCTCGTTGAGTCCTTGGCTGAAATCGAGGTCGATGGTTCGTTGAGAAATCGTCCCGTCGGGATTGAGCCGAATTAACTCGACCGAATCGGTATCCGCTCGATTGGTAAAGCCTCCCGCCGCCAATAAGGCTTGATTGAGCGGGGTATTGGGGGGGATTTGGATCCCTCCGGGTTGTTTGACTTCGCCGACGATGTTCACTCGGATGTTTTCCGCCGAAAAGCTCGCCGTTGCGAGTTGCGTGCTTTCGGACGGTTCGATTTCACGGGCGATCGGAACGACGATCGTATCTCCATTTTGCAGGCGCAAGTCTTGGCTGAGATCCCCAACCTGCAACAGTTGCCACAAGTCTACTTCGATGATTTGTTGGGAACCGTTGCGGGTGGGGCGCCGTATTTGCAAGCGCCGGATATTGGCGAGGGGTTTGATTCCTCCGGCGGCTTGCAGAGCTTGGGTGACGGTCGGTAAGCCTTCGGCGCCGCCGCTACTGTTGAGGGTGTGTGTTCCCGGTCGGTAGACTTCGCCGACGACGGCAATGTTTAATGGCGGCACTTCTTTGGCGGCGAAGCTGGCGGCGGCGAGTTCCGAGGCTTCTTGCAGGTCGATTTCGGTGAGGGTGGGAATGGCGATCGTGTCGCCGTCGCGTAGGGTCAGATCGGCGCTGAGATCCCCGGTTTTGAGCAGACTCCACAGGTCTACCTGGATCTCTAAATCCGGTCCGGAATGTTGGGGACGCCGGATGCGCGCGTTTCTCAAGTCGGCGGATTGGGTGATTCCTCCGGCAATTTCGATCGCCCGGGTCAAGGTGGGAAATTGAGCGCCTTCTCGGGTCAGGGTATAGGCGCCGGGTCGTTGGACTTCTCCGGCAATCCCGATTTTTAAGGGGCGCGGTTCGACGAGGGAGACGGTGACGATCGGTTGTCTGAGATAGGCGGAATAGGCTTCAACGAGAACTTGACTGGCCCGTTCTAAGGTCAACCCCTCTACGGGGATTTTACCGACGAGGGGCAGGTTGAGAGACCCATCGACGAGGACTTCTTGTTCTCCACTGTACTGGGGAACGCGCAGGATTTCGATGCGAATCCGATCGCCTCCTCCCAAGGTATAGGCTTGTTCGAGTTGGGGGGAGTTAGGGGTAACCCGAATCACGGGATCGGCGGGAAGGGCTGGTGTTTGGGCGAGGCTGGGTTGCGATCGCCCCACCACGATCGCGGCGCTACAGCTCAATCCCACAACGGTCGTGGCGATCGCCGTAGATAAGGCAAAATGGCGATGGTGCATAGGACTAAACCGAGATTTATAAAAGGTTTTATCGAAATTATTCTACTGGGGTACTTTTTTTGGCTCTCCATCCAATCTCTAGATCGAGGCTCTCAGAGGGTTGGCGATCGCTTCCCTCTCCCTCGGGAATCGACTGCAGGCGGAATGCATGGGGTTTACTTTGTATAAGTATCGTTTTTTTTGATGCCACTTCTCCCGAATTTTAGCAATTTTGGAGAGATTTTTAACGTTTAAAAAGTGAGTTTTTAGCGTTCGATCTCATTTTTTAATTGGGCGAATTACAGGCGCGATCGCTCGTGTTCGTGCTAAGCGCGACCGACAAATCGGCGCGATCTTCGACTAAATACAGAACACCTATAACTTTATTCGAGATTCCTCCAAACTGTAAGGAAGTATTGCAATCAATCGTGACATCCTCCCGACGCTGAATCAAAGATTACAGCGCGGGCTTCCCAACCTCACAATTGGGTATTCGGGCCCCACGCCACTTATCTAGGTCATAGACCCCCGACAGACCGACTTGACAGGCGGTTTCCGTTCCCCAGAGTCCCTGGGATACTACATTCTCTAGTCCACGATCCAAAACCATCTCTGCTGCGGCACGGTCACGATGCGTTCGATACCCACACTCAGGACAATGATGCTCTCTGACTTCCAACCCTTTGCTGACCGTAGCAAGGCAGTTGGGGCAGGTTTGACTGGTGCCGTTGGGGTTGACTTTAGCAAAGTAGACTCCTCGCTTCCAGCAAACCCATTCCGTCAGAGACAGGAATTGTCCGAAGGCAGCATCTACACAATCTTTTCGCAACATCCCTCGCGTCAAGCCTTTGACGTTGAGATCTTCTGCAAAGATAGTTTGCGCCCGGTCGCAAAGCTGATGAGCCGTTTTCAGATGGAAATCTTTACGACGATTGGCAATGCGATGGTGCATTCTAGCCACTTCGATTTGCGCCTTCTCCCAATTTTGAGAACCCTTCTGTTTTCGTGCCGCTCTGCGTTGCAGCAATTTCAGCTTGCGTTGCATCGACTTGAAAAACTGGGGCCGCTCTTGGAAAGAGCCATCGGAAGCGGTCAAGAATCGCTCCAATCCCAAATCAATCCCAATCGCCCGACCGTGAACCGGAGCATCGGGAACCGATACGCTCGACTCAATCGTGATGACGACATACCATTGTGTACCCCGTACCCTGGACAGTACCCTTACCTGTATCCCCCCAACCCCCCTTTGAAAGGGGGGCGAAGGGGGGATGCAGCTTGGTAGGTACTTCCCCAATCTTTGGCAATTTGATTGTGAAGCCATTGATGGGATTGTTCTTGAACTGGGGAAACACAAAGGATTTGAATTGACCGAACTTTTTGAAACGCGGGAATCCATGTCCCCGCTTCTGAAATGCTTCCCAGGTATCGTGCAGTCTGCGAATTGTGGTCTGCAACACCTGAGAATGTACCTGACCCAGATGCGGGAATTGCTTCTTCGCTTTGGGCAGGTTGTTCTGCTGACGATGGTAGGACGGAAATGGTTCATCGGCAGGAATGATGTATTCCTTTTCCAGCGAGCATCGGTCTACCTGACACTTACGCGAAGCAATCCAATCCTTGAGTTCGCGCAAAGCGTAGTTATATACGCCTGTGCACGTCTCAAGCCACGACCGCAGTTCAGTCTGCTGCAAGGCATCTGGATAGATTCGGTAGGTGTAGTTCATGGTCAGCATAGCCGGAGTTTACCACAGGCTATAGCTGCTGATAAATGCTGGTCTCATCTCCATCGTAGGGCTTGGCCCTTCCCGCAGGGTGGGGATGAGACCAGCTCGGGGAGTCCATGGATCCCGACGCTGATGCTTCGCATACAGCGCGGGACTTATAGCTCCCCGAACCCCTCAAAAGTTAAAAATCTATATAGCAGTTTTCGCTGTTGGGCGGTACATTTCAATCCCCCTAAATCCCCCTTAAAAAGGGGGACTTTCCTCGTTCCCCCCTTTTTAAGGGGGGTTAGGGGGGATCGGCACTGTACCTCATCAGACGCCCGAATGCTGTATAGCTTAATTTCCTCGCTCCCCTTCAATGGCCACGATCGCAACGGCGATCGCACGGATCGCCGATGGAACGTTAAGGCTTGGATTATACTTGGGGCTGGCCTTTGGTGTCGTCGCGCTTGGGGACGCTCGGCGCTTCGAGACCCCGCTCGATCGCGTACCCTTGGCGGCCTAATTCCCGCACGAATTCGGTAGGGTCGGCGGCGATCGGCCTTGGCGGTGGAACCTCTGACGGATCCCCCTGTTGTAAGTGTCGCTGTTTTTTAATTCGCGCTTTTTTTCCCATTGTTCTTTTCCCCGTTCAATGTTTCAACTCGATCCAATTTCTTCGTTGCTGCGGGCGATCGCCCCCCGGGGTTCGTTCCCTCAGCCGATCTTGAAAAGGCGTACGATAAAGAAAGAAGAAACTGTAAATTTTAAAGGCTTTTAGAGATAAGTTTAACTTGAAATAATTGCATCCTCAATATTTGAGGGAGAGAGGGACAAATGAACAGGTGGGTTATCCTCTTATGGATTTGCTTGTCCTTCACCGTGCTAAGCAGTTGTCAGGTGGTGGAAGAGGACAGCAAGCCTTTTATGCCAACTCCAGTGACGAAGGCTCAAGATACACTCAATTTCGATCGCGCGCGATCGCAAATGGTGGAACGACAACTGCGCGATCGCGGCATCGAAGATCCTGCAGTTCTCGCCGCCATGCAACGGGTACCGCGCCATCGCTTCGTCCCGTCCGATCTGGTCGATCTCGCCTATCAGGATTCGCCTTTGCCGATTGGCTACGACCAAACGATTTCCCAACCGTATATCGTGGCCTACATGAGCGAGGTCGCCCAAATTGCTCCGGGCGATCGCGTCCTCGAAATCGGCACGGGTTCCGGGTATCAAGCCGCGATCTTGGCACAACTGGCCCGGGAAGTGTACACGATCGAAATTATTCCCGAACTCGCCGCCAGCGCCAGCGCGACGTTACAGGAATTGGGATATGAAAATATCGAGGTCAAAGCCGGGGACGGTTATCGCGGTTGGCCCGAAGCGGCGCCGTTCGAGGCGATCGTCGTGACCGCCGCCCCCGATCGCGTCCCGCAAGCGCTAATCGAACAATTGGCGATCGGGGGCAAATTGGTGATTCCCGTCGGCACCTCCGTTCAACAAATGACGATTATCACCAAAACCGAGGAAGGTATCGTCGAAGAACAAACCCTCCCGGTGCGCTTCGTTCCCATGACGGGCGGCTCGTGACGTTCTCCCGACACTGACCTATGCGCTTCGCCCAGGCTTCGCCAAGGGTACAGCGCGGGCTTCCCACCTCACGGACAGAAGTCTATCTGCCCCGGCGTCTTGGGAAGTTCCTGTTTCATCCG from Oxynema aestuarii AP17 harbors:
- a CDS encoding SLBB domain-containing protein: MHHRHFALSTAIATTVVGLSCSAAIVVGRSQPSLAQTPALPADPVIRVTPNSPQLEQAYTLGGGDRIRIEILRVPQYSGEQEVLVDGSLNLPLVGKIPVEGLTLERASQVLVEAYSAYLRQPIVTVSLVEPRPLKIGIAGEVQRPGAYTLTREGAQFPTLTRAIEIAGGITQSADLRNARIRRPQHSGPDLEIQVDLWSLLKTGDLSADLTLRDGDTIAIPTLTEIDLQEASELAAASFAAKEVPPLNIAVVGEVYRPGTHTLNSSGGAEGLPTVTQALQAAGGIKPLANIRRLQIRRPTRNGSQQIIEVDLWQLLQVGDLSQDLRLQNGDTIVVPIAREIEPSESTQLATASFSAENIRVNIVGEVKQPGGIQIPPNTPLNQALLAAGGFTNRADTDSVELIRLNPDGTISQRTIDLDFSQGLNELNNPALRNADAIVISRSTLASISDTMDTAINPLGKLLTILNFPFRFFGLFGQ
- a CDS encoding RNA-guided endonuclease InsQ/TnpB family protein, whose amino-acid sequence is MPPSPPFQRGVGGIQVRVLSRVRGTQWYVVITIESSVSVPDAPVHGRAIGIDLGLERFLTASDGSFQERPQFFKSMQRKLKLLQRRAARKQKGSQNWEKAQIEVARMHHRIANRRKDFHLKTAHQLCDRAQTIFAEDLNVKGLTRGMLRKDCVDAAFGQFLSLTEWVCWKRGVYFAKVNPNGTSQTCPNCLATVSKGLEVREHHCPECGYRTHRDRAAAEMVLDRGLENVVSQGLWGTETACQVGLSGVYDLDKWRGARIPNCEVGKPAL
- a CDS encoding RNA-guided endonuclease InsQ/TnpB family protein translates to MLTMNYTYRIYPDALQQTELRSWLETCTGVYNYALRELKDWIASRKCQVDRCSLEKEYIIPADEPFPSYHRQQNNLPKAKKQFPHLGQVHSQVLQTTIRRLHDTWEAFQKRGHGFPRFKKFGQFKSFVFPQFKNNPINGFTIKLPKIGEVPTKLHPPFAPLSKGGWGDTGKGTVQGTGYTMVCRHHD
- a CDS encoding protein-L-isoaspartate(D-aspartate) O-methyltransferase; protein product: MNRWVILLWICLSFTVLSSCQVVEEDSKPFMPTPVTKAQDTLNFDRARSQMVERQLRDRGIEDPAVLAAMQRVPRHRFVPSDLVDLAYQDSPLPIGYDQTISQPYIVAYMSEVAQIAPGDRVLEIGTGSGYQAAILAQLAREVYTIEIIPELAASASATLQELGYENIEVKAGDGYRGWPEAAPFEAIVVTAAPDRVPQALIEQLAIGGKLVIPVGTSVQQMTIITKTEEGIVEEQTLPVRFVPMTGGS